The following coding sequences are from one Ovis canadensis isolate MfBH-ARS-UI-01 breed Bighorn chromosome 7, ARS-UI_OviCan_v2, whole genome shotgun sequence window:
- the CMTM5 gene encoding CKLF-like MARVEL transmembrane domain-containing protein 5 isoform X1 encodes MFNAWSRRDRPPEEGAAAGLEGFAVDKTFLSSLKGILLETELALTFIIFICFTASISAYMAAALLEFFITLAFLFLYATQYYQRFDRLNWPCLDFLRCVSAIVIFLVVSFAAVTSRDGAAIAAFVFGIILVSVFAYDAFKIYRTEMVPRAAQVTLGIPGF; translated from the exons ATGTTCAATGCTTGGAGTCGTCGGGACCGGCCCCCCGAGGAGGGGGCAGCTGCAGGGCTCGAGGGCTTCGCGGTGGACAAgaccttcctctcctccctcaaAGGCATCCTGCTGGAAACTGAGCTG GCCCTGACCTTCATCATCTTCATCTGCTTCACGGCCTCCATCTCTGCCTACATGGCTGCCGCGCTGCTGGAGTTCTTCATCACACTAGCCTTCCTCTTCCTCTATGCCACCCAGTACTACCAGCGCTTCGATCGGCTGAACTGGCCCTGTCTG GACTTCCTCCGCTGTGTCAGCGCCATCGTCATCTTCCTGGTGGTCTCCTTCGCGGCTGTGACCTCCCGGGACGGAGCTGCCATTGCTGCTTTT GTGTTTGGCATCATCCTGGTTTCTGTCTTTGCCTACGATGCCTTCAAGATCTACCGGACCGAGATGGTGCCCAGGGCTGCCCAGG TGACCCTGGGGATACCTGGCTTCTGA
- the CMTM5 gene encoding CKLF-like MARVEL transmembrane domain-containing protein 5 isoform X2: MFNAWSRRDRPPEEGAAAGLEGFAVDKTFLSSLKGILLETELALTFIIFICFTASISAYMAAALLEFFITLAFLFLYATQYYQRFDRLNWPCLDFLRCVSAIVIFLVVSFAAVTSRDGAAIAAFVFGIILVSVFAYDAFKIYRTEMVPRAAQGDQQ; the protein is encoded by the exons ATGTTCAATGCTTGGAGTCGTCGGGACCGGCCCCCCGAGGAGGGGGCAGCTGCAGGGCTCGAGGGCTTCGCGGTGGACAAgaccttcctctcctccctcaaAGGCATCCTGCTGGAAACTGAGCTG GCCCTGACCTTCATCATCTTCATCTGCTTCACGGCCTCCATCTCTGCCTACATGGCTGCCGCGCTGCTGGAGTTCTTCATCACACTAGCCTTCCTCTTCCTCTATGCCACCCAGTACTACCAGCGCTTCGATCGGCTGAACTGGCCCTGTCTG GACTTCCTCCGCTGTGTCAGCGCCATCGTCATCTTCCTGGTGGTCTCCTTCGCGGCTGTGACCTCCCGGGACGGAGCTGCCATTGCTGCTTTT GTGTTTGGCATCATCCTGGTTTCTGTCTTTGCCTACGATGCCTTCAAGATCTACCGGACCGAGATGGTGCCCAGGGCTGCCCAGG GGGACCAGCAGTGA
- the IL25 gene encoding interleukin-25 isoform X2 — protein sequence MAFLAVVMGTHTLCLGSQRRCTHWPGCCPSEGQNPTEEWLKWNSVLMPPPETTSLAHHSESCSSSKDGPLNSRSIAPWRYELDRDLNRLPQDLYHARCLCPHCVSLQTGSHMDPLGNSELLYHNQTVFYRRPCPGQQGAHHGYCLERRLYRVSLACVCVRPRVMA from the exons ATGGCGTTCTTGGCAGTGGTCATgggaacccacaccctctgttTGGGGTCCCAGAGGCGTTGCACCCACTGGCCCGGCTGCTGCCCCAGCGAAGGACAGAACCCCACTGAGGAGTGGCTGAAGTGGAACAGTGTGCTCATGCCTCCCCCAGAGACCACCAGCCTCGCCCACCACTCAGAATCCTGCAGTTCCAGCAAGGATGGACCCCTCAACAGCCGTTCCATCGCCCCCTGGAGATATGA GTTGGACAGAGACTTGAACCGGCTCCCGCAGGATCTGTACCACGCACGCTGCCTGTGTCCACACTGTGTCAGCCTCCAGACGGGCTCCCACATGGACCCCCTGGGAAACTCAGAGCTGCTCTACCACAACCAGACCGTTTTCTACCGGCGGCCATGCCCTGGACAGCAGGGCGCCCACCATGGCTACTGCCTGGAACGCAGGCTCTACCGTGTCTCCTTGGCTTGCGTGTGCGTGCGGCCCCGTGTGATGGCCTAG
- the IL25 gene encoding interleukin-25 isoform X1, translating to MYQAMAFLAVVMGTHTLCLGSQRRCTHWPGCCPSEGQNPTEEWLKWNSVLMPPPETTSLAHHSESCSSSKDGPLNSRSIAPWRYELDRDLNRLPQDLYHARCLCPHCVSLQTGSHMDPLGNSELLYHNQTVFYRRPCPGQQGAHHGYCLERRLYRVSLACVCVRPRVMA from the exons ATGTACCAG GCGATGGCGTTCTTGGCAGTGGTCATgggaacccacaccctctgttTGGGGTCCCAGAGGCGTTGCACCCACTGGCCCGGCTGCTGCCCCAGCGAAGGACAGAACCCCACTGAGGAGTGGCTGAAGTGGAACAGTGTGCTCATGCCTCCCCCAGAGACCACCAGCCTCGCCCACCACTCAGAATCCTGCAGTTCCAGCAAGGATGGACCCCTCAACAGCCGTTCCATCGCCCCCTGGAGATATGA GTTGGACAGAGACTTGAACCGGCTCCCGCAGGATCTGTACCACGCACGCTGCCTGTGTCCACACTGTGTCAGCCTCCAGACGGGCTCCCACATGGACCCCCTGGGAAACTCAGAGCTGCTCTACCACAACCAGACCGTTTTCTACCGGCGGCCATGCCCTGGACAGCAGGGCGCCCACCATGGCTACTGCCTGGAACGCAGGCTCTACCGTGTCTCCTTGGCTTGCGTGTGCGTGCGGCCCCGTGTGATGGCCTAG